TTTCCAGTTGGCCTCTGCAGCAACGAccgcgcatgcaacaacaaaattagtccgaatttcaggcagcggtgtctgatgtcgcgcgtgcagctatatttagtaacaaacctgacatcGAGGTCAGCGCGTTCGGAAGCcggttagggactggtcagtttattcggcctggggggcttgtggattattttttgccggcGTCAAAAAGtgactgacccccctattccagctttcgaaaacagggtgaaacccccccccccgcgagCGACAAAGGtttaacaaaaggtggaatattatatatatacatatatatatatatatatatatatatatatatatatatatatatattatatatatatatatatatatatatatatatatatatatatatatatataatttaaacattcagtcattctgtgttttaatgaaattgttgtcatgccAGTTGTAGGAtagaacttaaaagtgtcaattctaaagtttgaatacggtattttgaatgagctgtgaatgtactccactctttttatgcataaagcagatgtccagaactgttgtaatatgacattaaactggtccaataatcatttccattcaaggtaatacattactaGGTCCATGGCacatgtgattgtgaaatattagtgcatggtgctttctaatactgaattctcatagaggaaacagaaaagtatcaggaacttgtcatgcttttcatatgaactgcagatttcataatgatcagtacactttgcaaaacagactttcaatttacagacatcaagatatatctgacataatatctctgatatattaatttactgcgcccAAGGGGCCGctccgaaaaatattaaacatccagatatctctaatatatatatacatatctgatatatgaaagtcatgcagctgaagggcatactaaaaatattgtttgatattttaaagaaatgcacccgaagggcgcgccgaaaaattttaaacatacaagtatgtcagatatatatatatatatatattatatatatatatatattatatatatatatatatatatatatatatatatattaaagtctgatatattaaagttttgcgcGAGgtcggggctctgaaaaatgtcttattattattaaagttatgcgcccgaagggcacgccgaaaaatgcaactgaatgatgaaatttgtggctggcacaatgcacttttataatattttataatataataatatcgtaaacatcgtaacttttcagctaaaacgtaaattgtaatttgtccgaagatcaaacacaaaataaaatgtaacacttgtgggccaagtttagacactgtttttgaaaaaaatctccggatttgcaaaatttttacagccgTGCGCTCTACTCACTGgcaagttctggggccccgttgtcgttcgcctgggaaattttcgtaaattttgacggttttcttgggttcgttgataatataatggaaataacagactgcgccctgaccattaacgtttatttatgagcgcgggcttggcaagcctcgccggttaatttttggctttcctctcacccttgcccataaataaacgttaatggtcagcgcgtcgcccgttatttctataataagttccaccattttgaatttgggtTCGTCAAAAGACAGCTCTAAATCTCAATGGCAAAGTCTCCGCTGCTTCCGGGTAAGGTTAGCTCCAAACgaaagaaaatcaaatgaaaaatgaaaaattttcatcaagtGGCTATCGTAGAACAGTAACAAGcgtaaaaccagatatgaactgaaaatgctcacgtgtttcatcttatattgcagttatgtgtaaattttaaccttcgccacatgtttgcaacttcattgaaagtgttatgatcaacataatgaataatattcatcacagattaattctaaatccaagtacatatccccaatcaggaaagttccttaaaatatgcaaattaggaattgactgaaatgttctcattaaatatgcaaattagcaattggctgaagtaaaactgttaaatgACTCTCAATAATgtcatatcatagtatctttaatgtacaaagcaattcgtcaacttttggtagtcaagacagataaatatccttaattaggaaagttcattaaagtggcactcccacttggtaagtGTATGAAGAGAGAGTACGTACATTAGCAGAGAGTTGTATCGGGCCAAGTAATGATAGtatccttgtagcgtttcttataTAAATTACatctgaaacaacaacaacagcacaacagttatgttcgttgaatttgattggtcaacaacaacaacacgactaataaacataaacaacaatacaaacaacaacaacaacaatcaaatTTCTAGGTTCCCTATGGTTGTAAAAGTCCAACGGGCCAATTGAATTTTATAGTGAGACATTGAttactttgcatataaaatTGTACTCTAAGCGCAAAGATTTGTATTTTCATGCATGTCTGAGTAAAAGTGCGACACATGGAAAAATTCGTTAACAATGCAGTTTCCAACGACTGTCAAATCGTCAAACAATTAAAGTGTACATCTATCTTAGGGAGTATTTTCCTTGATATCAGTGATGGGTCTTGGTGTCAGGACGCAACGATCGATGGACAAAAGAACATAGGAAGAGAAAAGCAGGAAGAACATGCTTTACTAGTCACTGTGACAAGTTCCGCACATAGCCGTCTATGTGCAGGGCTAACAGGCACTTTCGTTTCCCTCCCCATGCCTCAATGCCTGTAGAGCGCAGTCGCCCTTGATATAATTACATGTAGTTCCACAGAAATTCGACCCTCAGCCGAAATTCCTGCCGAACAATCAAACTACAATTTTTGCATCACGCCCAATCAACAATCAGCCAGAAGCTCCGTTACAACTatctctgcatggcagggctgtgtgttccggcgttatacggctgtggtgggaggccgtataacgctgggaacacacagccctgccatgcagagctacgttACAGCTGACCCGGCGCTTTTTCATCTGAACTGTTCATATTGAGGCACCAAAGGTCAATTGACATGCCCATTGTTGCATTCTTCACAGCGTTAGCTACGAGCGTCGCCCATGTTGTGTTTCTATGGACTTGTTTACTTTGGCTTGACTGGTGATCGTCAGTCGGAAACTGTTGTATATCTGTTGTGAAATCCCATAAGAACACAACACATGTAGCTCTATCTGGCAGTACATTCATCCGCATTGAAAACGATCCATCGATCAATCGAGTACTTATACACCGGGCTTAAGCTTATCCCAGATCAGGTAGGTGACGTAGCCTTGCCAATGCAATAGGAAACATGCAACATTCCACGGTGACCTTGTGTGACCTATGACGAGAACGCAAGGCGAGCGCTTACCAGGGTATTCATCGCTTTAATTGGTATTCACAATAACATTGTACTTGAAAATACAGCTGCCTGCATCGGTGTTTGAATAGTGCATATGTATAAATTTATCTGCGAATTCATTGCACTTGCAGCTCAATCAACTAGGCCTACAGCTGCAAGGTTTGCCAACGGCATTGCCTTGTATATCTTACCCATAAATTATACTTCATACAAGCTCGAGCATGTCGTGAACAGTTATGCCATTGCATACATAGAATGGTTCGGCGGTGTGAACGTGGGCGACATTTGTGTTCCTTGACTCCAATTAATGAGGGTTTTCACTGACGTAGGCAATTGAGACCGGGCTGAATATAATGGCTACGGAACACAATCAAAAGCTTTCACGACATACAACAAGCTATTTTTGAACAAAGTCCCTCCGCCTGGTACTGCGGTTTGAAATGAACCATAAAACGGTGCAAAACTTGTAAATCGTTTTAAAATCTCACCTAGTTTCGTTACTACACTCTACCATGTATTTCTCTCACATAAACGTGTATTGGGTCAAATGCTGAAATAGGATGCTTTTCAGTGGAGTACAGTCCAAGGTTTCTTTAGAAAGAGAAACAGTCATAGCATACGTGACTTAGCTTTCTACTTCTTTAAATCCATTCGCTGAATAAACAACACACTATAAACAAAACATTGTAAACATAACTACACATGCTACCCatgtgggggagttcgggtcagagaacacaaaaaacatGCTACACCACGACACGCTGcaaacaacacaacatgctATAAACGCTGGAGAATTGTGATACCCTGACACACTACGGTCATGATATAGTAGAATAGGTAATAGTACAGAACCTGGCACATAGACACAGGGTTTATCACTCGGTgacaattaaattaaaattagaTATAGAGATGGCGACGCTTTCACTTTCGCTTGGTCTTTAATGTTCTCGTTGTGCCATCTCTGCATCAGATTTTAATTAAATTGGTCTATGGTGCCAATAAATGAAACTGCATCGCGTGACGTAAACGGAGACATGTCATACATTCTCACGGTGCACTTCCATAACACAACGTAACATCGTGACATAATCTGTAACAGTGATGCTGTTTCCACAACATCATGACGCACTTTACACGCCACGGCCAGATGAAAATCTCTGGAAATACAATTTAACATTGACATTGAGACTCTCAGAGACAATCCACTTTAAAGGAAGATTTACCaagtaaatttatgatcaagAAAGTTTCAGTTCCATGGTTCTCGAAATCTACTTTGGTTTTGTCTCTGAAGTTTTATCTGAAGTCATGTCACCATCTTTAATGACGACAGAGTCATGAGAATCATTAaaaagtctgaaaaaataaACTCATATCTTGGCTTGGTAATTGCAGAATATCATAAAAAACCGCCATGGCTGCCGGTCTGGTCGACGAAGACccaacaaaaaatgacaacattggCTGCAAGACAAGGATTTTCAAGCTCGCTGAAGAATTGAAAGGCATCGCTAGTAACGATGAAGACAATGAGATGAAAGTGAAACATCTTATGGACGCCATCGACGTTGGAAATGGTCTTGTAAAGACCTGTGTATATATCTGCTCTTCTCTGATGTCAGCAATTGACCAATTAGCAATGACTTTCAACATGGTATTGGatgatgtaaataaaaaaatacccaGCGAAAACGTGATGTCCACAGATGATGGTGAGTAAGCAATATGGAGAATCGTAAAATTATTGGCAGTAAGTCATACAAACTGTCATCATGATTTTCCTCACACTTGGTTTCGTATGTGAAAGTACTCGTTTACATCTCACTGTTGGCTTAAGAAAACTTTGAATCATGAGTTTAATCGttggaaaatgtaatttttatagcTTGATACAAACTGAAATATCAGTGGCGTATTCTTTATTGACTACTCACCTACATTTGTGCAGCAAAGAATGTTCAATTAATGTAATGACGACTGCATGATTTATGTTCCAAAACTAGTGTCTCTACATGACATTGGCTGTTTATTGAGATCAGATTCCGAGTACAATGTTAATAATGTATGTTGCTGTTTTCATCGTTAAAATTGGTTTAGTGACCGATACAATTATTTGTTTCTGCAGCCGAAACGTCCTCATTGATGCTTCTCATTCAAACTGCTGAAAACTTTGCAAAGTTGATAGAGCAAGCACTAGGCAGAGCAGGTTCCACCAAGAAAATGGCAACTGCGCTGGCAAACGTTTCCAGAGCAATCGCAAGTGACCTGGCGAGTGCTGACAAATTAGTCGAAGACAGCCTATCCGAGGCTAAGCAGTTGTTAGATGAGTGCTCAATCAActctgaaaaattaaaaatcgaCGTAAGAATTGCGCGTGACGCTATTCAGATAGCATTGACTGAGACTAGCGGAACTCATACTGATGATGATACGTTGGCATCGAACGTATCTGAGATTTTCAACGCTTGTGAAGAAGCGAAAGATGTTTCTGATGACGCAGCTGGTGCTGTAGAAAACCTCGAAAGGGTAACAGAGAAACTAAGGATGGCaatagaagaagaaaaaagcCAAATCTACGGAACGAAAATTCGACAAGCGACAGAAGAAAGCAGGGAGAGTCTAGAACGTGCAGAATTGATGCAAAAACTCTTGAATACGGCAGTCGGGAAAGTCAGAGAGCTTGTTAAAGGCGTGGAAGATATACAGCATGAACAAAGTGTGGCAAAGGTGAAATCAGAACTGACAGAATTGAAGCTATGTTTTCAGGAATACCAAAGCCAAATAGAATATGTACATCGCATCGTTAATACCGTATCTCAAATTGATATGAATTACCTCGTTGATGCAGATGAAGACATTAAAAAGATCgtggaaaatatgaaaacgtCAGCGGACGATACCGTCGTAATCACAGCACCTGCTAAAAAAAGTTTGTCAGAatttgaagaaaagttaattgaAACAGAAAAAATCCTTGATACTGAAGCAATGTCTGACGGTAATCTGATCCTCTTGGAGAGACTACGTGGAGAATGCGAACCGAAATGCGCAAAAGCACGAAAAGCAGCAAAAGCGACCgaaattaaaatgtacaaattcaTTCAATCAGATCCTAACAGGCAAAAAGCTGAGGATGCCTATCTTAAAGCGAAAGTTGTAATCGAAGAAACATTAGCTATTGTTAAAAATGTTCGCCAAGCTGCTGTCGAATTTCTTGGAAATACTGAAACTGTTGAGGGTGAGAATGCAACAGCAGAAAAGAGGATAGAATCTGTCAATCAAGGACCCCAATCTCCTGAGTACTGGCAAACAACGGAAACGACAAAGTTGGCAGAAACGACACTTCAAGCAGCTAAAAAGGCAGAAACTGCTGTATCAAGAACATCCAAATTAGTCGAAGAGTGCCAGAAAGCAATGTCAGATAGTACCGTTTTTATCGATGCTAATCTTGTATCTAACCTTATAAGTCGAACGAAGGAATGCCAGTATGCCATCTTCCAAGGACAACGATCCTTAGAAGAACTCCAAGACGTTGATCCAAGAAACTGGCCAGTTCTAGGGTAAGAataatttaatatatcataAGAAAATTACGGGTATATAGAACACGCATTTCGCAAACAGCAAA
This is a stretch of genomic DNA from Ptychodera flava strain L36383 chromosome 21, AS_Pfla_20210202, whole genome shotgun sequence. It encodes these proteins:
- the LOC139122138 gene encoding putative leucine-rich repeat-containing protein DDB_G0290503, which translates into the protein MAAGLVDEDPTKNDNIGCKTRIFKLAEELKGIASNDEDNEMKVKHLMDAIDVGNGLVKTCVYICSSLMSAIDQLAMTFNMVLDDVNKKIPSENVMSTDDAETSSLMLLIQTAENFAKLIEQALGRAGSTKKMATALANVSRAIASDLASADKLVEDSLSEAKQLLDECSINSEKLKIDVRIARDAIQIALTETSGTHTDDDTLASNVSEIFNACEEAKDVSDDAAGAVENLERVTEKLRMAIEEEKSQIYGTKIRQATEESRESLERAELMQKLLNTAVGKVRELVKGVEDIQHEQSVAKVKSELTELKLCFQEYQSQIEYVHRIVNTVSQIDMNYLVDADEDIKKIVENMKTSADDTVVITAPAKKSLSEFEEKLIETEKILDTEAMSDGNLILLERLRGECEPKCAKARKAAKATEIKMYKFIQSDPNRQKAEDAYLKAKVVIEETLAIVKNVRQAAVEFLGNTETVEGENATAEKRIESVNQGPQSPEYWQTTETTKLAETTLQAAKKAETAVSRTSKLVEECQKAMSDSTVFIDANLVSNLISRTKECQYAIFQGQRSLEELQDVDPRNWPVLGLPPRVGSPLCVLRAPRRFMDNHRNKITCSFLERSPVSPAAANQKQISMVVTPQLLSTGGGELPVPALLAIKYDCKNDYGGDIIVKSSKSRKKWSVLPTISTERRIDEFPNMVFAEVKVQNFESYAVLLRSVRAISTVDDKGGEIAMQSKHPLFISIQPGCLTGPTDVTLETATPDTATKTLKYAEPFVRTTFSPTPRKSVRLVLATRPPIDRTPVVGGQVNHLYCLYCVDNKRWKVSTVLEGEQTAEGLIRVQLPPTTINQQLLMALLWNANDPESLEETLSLEQGKGMSKEMKERHIFEACLSDEAFKTLSRHLTDEVEHLAVYLGVGDHTLKKIKSNKPDSRTDQAKQVLIGWRQKTKGDNQKKVGLLRSALHKCKRLDMAQKVQNDLRDALNWGL